A segment of the Eubalaena glacialis isolate mEubGla1 chromosome 14, mEubGla1.1.hap2.+ XY, whole genome shotgun sequence genome:
CGCCGCCAGGCGCCTGCCTCCCCCGCGGCGCGCCCCGGCCCGCTGCCGCCCGCTGTGACCGCGCTTCCAGGCAGGCGGGCGCCGGCCGGTCTTCCCCGAGGGCCGCGCACCGGCGGCACCCGCCGGacccccggcggcggcggcggcagggcGCGGAGCCGAGGCCGCGCGGGCCCTCGCCGGGAGGATGGACGGGGCCGGGGAGCGCAGCCTCCCGGAGCCGGGCAGCCGGGGCTCCCGGGCGGGAGACGACATGGAGATCGTCGTCAACGTGGGAGGCGTGCGGCGGGTGCTGTACGGAGACCTCCTCAGCCGGTACCCCGAGACCCGGCTGGCGGAGCTCATCGACTGCTTGGCCGGGGGCTACGacaccatcttctccctgtgcgACGACTACGACCCCGGGAAGCGCGAGTTCTACTTCGACAGGGACCCGGACGCGTTCAAGTGTGTCATTGAGGTGTACTATTTTGGGGAGGTCCACATGAAGAAGGGCATCTGCCCCATCTGCTTCAAGAACGAGATGGACTTCTGGAAAGTGGACCTCAAGTTCCTGGACGACTGCTGCAAGAGCCACCTGAGCGAGAAGCGCGAGGAGCTGGAGGAGATTGCGCGCCGCGTGCAGCTCATTCTGGACGACCTGGGCGTGGACACGGCCGAGGGCCGCTGGCAGCGCTGCCAGAAGTGCGTCTGGAAGTTCCTGGAGAAGCCCGAGTCTTCGTGTCCGGCGCGGGTGGTGGCCGTGCTGTCCTTCCTGCTCATCCTCGTCTCGTCGGTGGTCATGTGCATGGGCACCATCCCCGAGCTGCAGGTGCTGGACGCCGAGGGCAACCGCGTGGAGCACCCGACGCTGGAGAACGTGGAGACGGCGTGCATCGGCTGGTTCACGCTGGAGTACCTGCTGCGCCTGTTCTCCTCGCCCAACAAGCTGCACTTCGCCCTGTCCTTCATGAACATCGTGGACGTGCTGGCCATCCTGCCCTTCTACGTGAGCTTCACGCTCACGCACCTGGGCGCCCGCATGATGGAGCTGACCAACGTGCAGCAGGCGGTGCAGGCCCTGCGGATCATGCGCATCGCCCGCATCTTCAAGCTGGCGCGCCACTCCTCGGGGCTGCAGACCCTCACCTACGCCCTCAAGCGCAGCTTCAAGGAACTGGGGCTGCTGCTCATGTACCTGGCCGTGGGCATCTTCGTCTTCTCGGCCCTGGGCTACACCATGGAGCAGAGCCACCCGGAGACCTTGTTTAAGAGCATCCCGCAGTCCTTCTGGTGGGCCATCATCACCATGACCACGGTTGGCTATGGTGACATCTACCCCAAGACCACCCTGGGCAAACTCAATGCAGCCATCAGCTTCCTGTGTGGGGTCATTGCCATTGCCCTGCCCATCCACCCCATCATCAACAACTTTGTCAGATACTACAACAAGCAGCGAGTCCTGGAAACGGCAGCCAAGCACGAGCTGGAGTTGATGGAGCTCAACTCCAGCAGTGTGGGCGAGGGCAAGACAGGGGGCTCCCGCGGCGACCTGGACAACCTCCCGCCAGAGCCCGCCGGGAAGGAGGGGCTGAGCTGGAGCAGCCGGCTGAAGATCTCCCACAGCGACACCTTCATCCCCCTGCTGACCGAGGAGAAGCACCACAGGACCCGGCTCCAGAGCTGCAAGTGACGAGGGACGACCTGGGCACAGACGGACTGGgctggtggatggatggacggacgggTGTGACAGGCCTGCCAGTGACTGCCCGGGAGGGGCTGTCCTTTGTCCCCCAGCCCTCTCCTGAACAGAACTCTGAAGGCCCTCTTGGGCACCTCTGATGAGGCCGGGTAAGATCCCTTTGTGTTTCCGGCTGTCCAggggcccgggggcgggggcggggaggggcgtcCAGGGATCGCTGACAGTGTCGGGGTGATGAGGGCTGTGGTCTGGCTGACGGCAGGAGCCCTCGCCCGGTTCTGTATCTCCTTCAATAAAGCCTCCTGCTCTCTGCGCCCGCCTGTGTTGTAGGTTCTGTCACAGGCTGGCCGCTCCCCGCCCTGTCCCCTGCCGCACCCTCCCCCCCACTCCCAGATGTGGCTCAGCCCCTCCCGGGAGGTAGGTGTGCAGCCCAGACGGTTTATTTTTAGCTGAGGGCTAGTTAAAGAAGGGCTCATACATAGGGTTTAGCCCAGGGAGCTTTGCCACAATCCGGGAGGCTCTGTGCCTCCTGTTTCCTTCTGAGGAAACGCTTACTCCCAGGAGAGGAAGAATTCACAGAACGGGGAACACGAAGCAGTGGGGTTACCATTTCTTAATCACCTGTGCAAGACCCTTTTCACAACTTCTTTCCATTCCTTCCAGCAACCCTGCTAGCTAGGTAGCCACCCCTCCCCTttagagaagaagaaactgaggccccagggcACACAGAGCAGGGATTCAGTCCCGGGTCTGATGACCCCCAAAGCACATTCATTCTCTTTGATGTGAGGAGGTCTTGGGACAGAGGCGTGTGCTTGGGCCATGAGGGGAGGGTCTGCAGACCAGGAGAGGGGTTGAGCTTCCTCGGGGTAGACATGCCTGTCTTCCAGCTCATCCTTTCTCCTAGAACCAGCACTTCTGAGGTATCAGCTGAATGGACAAACCTGAGCACGCTCCGGGTGGCCCGCTGCCAGCCTAGTCTGCGAGCCCCCGGGGAACAGACACAGACAGACCTAGATTTGAATTCCAGGGAATGAGGAGGTGATCTCTGAGATGCCTTCTAGCTTAAACACTGTTCTCTACCATCCCTCCCTTACCACTcccttacttgctgtgtgaccttaggcctgttgcttaacctctctgatcctaaTTCTGATCATTTATTAAATGGAAGAATTACTTCAGGGAAtcacagtgcttagcacagtgcctggcacatagtagctacTCAGGAAACGGCAGGTGTTTCCATTACTGTGTGCTGGGAGAGGAGTGAGGGGCACAGCTTCCCACTCTGGcctccccagggctgggctggTATGCAGATGGGGGAGCAGTGGCCACAGGTCACTGTCACACTGTTCTTAGTCAAAGGCAGTCCCCTTGGCACGGAGTTGGTCCCAGCAGGTCCCTCTCTCTGGCTTTCCACCTTCCACAAACCCCAGAGCTctgttcctccttcccctcctgggGCAGCGGGTGCAGGAGCCctctgaggggagggggaggtctAGTAGGAGGCGAAGGGGAGGTAGTCCCTGGTCTGCACCATCCTGGGCAGGTCTTTCCTTCTCTGGGCCCTGGTTTTCCCATATGTATAAAGAGGGATGCTTTCTCGGGGCCCCTTCCAGGATTTGCAAGACTAGGGCTGCGGACGTGTTGGGTTGGGGACTCCAGGGGGTGGGAGGCTGCCACGTTGTAGGGGCCTTGAAGGGAGGAGAGAGTCAGAGCCGTCCCTGTGAGGTACGGGGCCCTGAGCCAATGTTGTGCACCCCTCCCTCACACGTTTCTCCAGGGAATACTGGGTCAGGTGACCAtggaaggcagaggaagaggtGGACCCAGGGCTGTGGGACtcagtgggagggaggagaggctcGGGAAGAGGGGATTGTTTGGCATCCCTGGGGCTCAGTGGGGCCTGCTGAATGTGACTGAGTTGGGTGGGATTGCCTCTCTttgtccccctgcccccagagtCCTTGGGAAGCCCCAAGCCTGTGCTGGCCTGAGAACTCTGAGCCCAGAGCAGGGAAGAAGTTCGGGGTTGGAGAGAGCCCAGGAGGTGAGGCACCTTCCCTACTATTCACCTGGGGTCACGggacagtgtcttttttttttttttccgcgcCCGGTGACttcttatgggatcttagttccctgaccagggattgaacccaggccctcggcagtgaaagtgctgagtcctaaccactggaccaccaaggaattccccggGGAGAGTGTCTTTACTGCTACAAAAATACTCAGAGCCCATCCCATCCACCCTTAGGAGGAGACTGACTCCCAAGAGGGTGAGAAGTTTGTCTGAGCTCTTCCGTGAATCAGGCTTACACAGGGTCCTGGTCCCAGAGGAGCTCAGAGTGTGACACGCATATAGAGTGACATGCTTTGCCGTGGATGAGTGACCAGAGAGCTTTTGGAGCCAGGTGGAGGGGCTGCCCTCTCTCCCTAGGGATCTTCCTGGGGCACAACAAAATCAGCTGGGGAGCTTTACAAAATCTCAGTGTTCAGGCTGCATCCACACTTATTACATTAGAATCCCCGGGTGacacccaggcatcagtattttttaaagtgcacaGGGGTCATCCAGAGATTTTGCTAACATGCAGACTTTGAATCAGTCACTCGGGGTGGGCCCCTGAGCTTCTGCATTTCCAGCAAGCTGCCGGGTGAGGCCGATACTGCTGGTCCGTGGACTGCACTTTGCGTAGCAAGAGGCCAGAGCAGGAGCTGGCGAACTGTGGACCCTTGCCCGTGTTTGTACAGtccacaagctaagaatggtttctacgttttttaatgataaaaaagaaaaatcaaaggaagaatAACATTTTGTGACAGGTGAAAAGtacctgaaattcaaataaatTCTTTAGGAATAGAGTCACGCCCCTTGCTCACAGGTTGTCTCTGGCTGCTCTCGAGCGACAAGGACAAAGTTGAAGAGCTGTGGTGGAGATCACATGGCCCTCAGAGCCAAAAATGCTTATTACTGGCCCTTTACATTAAAAGTGTGCCAGCCCTGGGCTACAGGAAACAAGCACTATGTCAGGCCTTGACTGATGAGTGGGGAGAAGCAGAAGCGGGGGTGCCGCATGAGCGAAGACATGGAGTGTGGGACCACCTCAGAGAAGGCAAGTCCGTGCCCATCCCACGGAGCCTGGGCGTCTCAGCCCCCCCTCCTTCTTTCCCCCAAGAAGCCCCGACTCCTGGTTTCCTGCATGAGGTTCTGTGGTCCCAGCTCCTGCTCTGGGAGAtggcttctctccctcctttcctgacCTTTCCTCTTATCACCTCCTCCGCCCCCATCCTAGGACCATCACCTAACACCCTCTTCTCTGACTCAGGAGGATCTGACAAACCTCCTGTGAGCTGTTAATTTCTattgaaagagggagagagagaaagaaaggtatGGTTCTTGGAATCACAGAATATCCAAGTTAAAAGGAAAATAGGCATCATCTAGTCCAACCTCCCCtgcccccggccccctgcatcGTACTGACAGAGAAACTGTGGCTCCATAGCACGCACAGCTGAGTGAGAGGGGTTTAAAGTCCTGAAGGTCACAGCTAGATTGTTCTTCTTCTCATAACATTGGGAGCACATAATGAACTCATTTTGAAAATAGAGAATTGGGAGTGTGGGCGTGTGTGTGTAAACAAATCAGCctcagttttacagatggggaaactgaggcccggagagcAGAAGCAACAGGCCAGTGGCCATGGGGCTCcttggtggcagaagcaggagCTGAGCCCggagcctgcaggccacactCATTTGGGGCCAGACAGTGACACGCCCCACGGCCTCCACTTAATGTTTACCCTGAGCTTCCTAATAAGGTGCAGGATGCCATGATCTGATCCCCCGGGAAGGCATCTCTGCAGATGGACTGGCTCCGGCGGTGgtgtttttaaggaaagaaaaagaaggaaaaggaaaacattttcttgGGCAAGCAGCTTTGGACCAGATACTCAGGCCATGCTGAGTTCAGGATCCATCGTGGCAATGGTAGGAGGTGTCTGGAGGCTAAAACTTACCATCTGGGGTCTGGAGGTACCACACACAACAACAACATGAAATACCCAGaaaatgggtaaaaaaaaaaaatccgtgaaAATGGCAAGACCTGGAATTATTTCACCCACGCTCCCTGAGGAAACCTGACAGAGGCAGGTAAGACCCTAGCAATTGCCGGAGGTTACAGTAAGGGGTGCACATTGCCTGATTGAAAGGGGTCCCGCTTATGGGGCAATTTCAGCAGATGACAGGCCAGCGTGGGGAATGGTTTCGAGGCAGGGGCCCCTGCCTCCCCCTGTCTGGGAAGGGGCTGCCTGGTCCTCCCTGGTCCCCCACAAGAGGATAATTCAGTGTCTCACCAGTCTCTTGACATCTCCCAGGGAGACGAGAGACAGGTGTTTCCAGAGAGGCCTCCCACCCTTCCGCCTGTGAGAAGACAGCTCCGTGCACTGTGCTCGTGGGACTGCGTCTGGCAGCAGATTTGCAAGGAGGTTTCAGCCGTAGCCGTAATCTGAGGAGGAAGCTCCCCGTAAATGCTTTTCTCCACTTGTAGTGGCCTAAGACGTAGCTGCAGGGATGCTGTGGGgatccaaaggggaaaaaaatgaaaacaagaattaAGAGACTTGATGCTCCATCATCTCATTGTTTTTGACGCTCTCAGCCATACTTGGAGCTGGGGCTGCTGCAGCCACGACTTTATTTCCCTCTGTCGACAACGAGCCAGAAGGGAATGACTGCTCTGGCTTCGGATGAGACCCGTGGCctgtggtcacacagctaaaGAGAGGTCCGTGTGGAACTCCAGCTTGGACCCGGTGACCACTACCTGGCAGGGCAGCGTCCCATCCCAAGGAACCAGCTTAGCCTCTGGGTTCCTTCAGGGCAAAAACTCGCCCTGAACGGGAGCTGCCAGCAGCCACGTCTTGTCCCCAAATGCAAAACATCATGCCGTTGACAAGGGCttggctgggaaaattggacccGTCCTGCTATGGCGGCAGCCCAGATTGGGGAGAAGGTGCAAATATTAACACACCAGCTGGTTTCTGCTGCTGCAGACGTTGGCTAAGAGGTTGGGAGCTATTGCTTGAAGCCAAGGGCCTTGTCTCTGCCATATTCGACTTGTCTGGCTCTTTGCTAGATTTGGCGGGGAGCATCTGCCCTGGCCttggagcacaggccccagggaGGCCTATCCAGATCGCAGGTAAACTGGAGCCCCCGGGAGCGCCGGCCGCTGTCCACACCTTGCAcctgagtgggagtgggaggtgtGAGCCAGAACCCGGCTCTCCCTCCCTTCCGTGTCTCCCCAACCCAAGGCCAAGTTCAGACTGCTGAGCTGGGCCCTCAAGGCCTCCATGGCACGGCTCCCAATACCCCTCCAGCTTTATCTCCCACCGCCCCCCCACATCACACCGGACCAGGTGGCTCTTCCCACCCCACACGCTGGAGAGTCTGTGCTCCCCACCTGTGCACAGGGGCCTCCTAGCGTCCCTACTGCCCTTCTCCCACTTTTCCACTGTCGGCTTCTACCCCTGCGTCCAGACCCGGCTGTGATGCCATCTTCCCTTCTCAGAGGTGAGGTCGCCTCCTGCAGGGTCTGGAGAGGGGCATCCTGGCCCCGTGGGGGCACAAACCGTGCAGGAGGGACCATGGAGTCAGCCACCCCACGCTGTCCTTGGGGAAGCGGCCCCTGGGGCAGATCACGTGACGGCCTAAAGTCACACGGGGTTGGCAGCAGTCAGAATCAGACCCCCGGTCCCATCTCTGTGCTCACCTCCCCTCTCTGTCCACTCCTCACCCACCCTCACCCACTCCTGGCTACAGGTTTGAACCAAGGGTTGGCGCTGACGTTTTAGGAATTAGACTGAAAACCGGCCCCACTAACAACACCCCCATTACTTACACAGGTGGTTTGGCAGGGTGTGGTAGCAGAGCCCGGGGCTGACTGCCTGAAAGTACTCAGCAGACATCCTTTCAAATCTTTGTTGAAACCTCTTGGCCTTTTAAAGCCTTGAAGTTCACACTCAGAATGAGGGGTCCGTTTCATTTGGCTTCTCATAGAGCACACAGTGAAAGTGcaggacgtgtgtgtgtgtgtgtgtgtgtgtgtgcgagtgtgtgtaTGCGCACGCATGCGCACGCATGCAGAAACAAATCAACACCTGCCTTCGAAATGAAACGCGGAAGATGCTAGGCCTGTTGGTGCACCCCGAAGCCGCTCCTTCCTGCTCTAATTTCCTGTCTTTCCCTGAACCTGGTTCACAGCCAACAAAGGCAGGGACCGCAGGCAGATCTACTTTCCGTCCCCAGGAGCACCAGCCACGCTCTGCTCCTGGATCAGACAGGCATGGCACGTGGGAGACAGGAGCCCCAAACATCCTTCGTAGCTGGCTGCCCGGAGCACAGGAAGGGGGTGTGCAGGCAGGGACCAGTCTCTCCTGATAATTGACCCTTTCGCACATTTCTAGAAAACCGAGGCTTGGAGAGCTTCATCAACTTGTCCACGATTTCCCTCtaacggggcgggggtggggggcagagtaGCTGGGCCAGGACAGAGCCCCTCCCTGGGGCTGGAGGCCTTtgctctcccagcctccctcggCCCCTTCTCAGTGCTGCTGGTGTGGGGCAGTGACTGGGACTGTGAGTCCCCTGAGGTTAGGTTTGCACCTGGGTCACAGCTGTGTCTCTTGGcacctagagcagtgcctggtcCACTGCGGGGCCACAGAAAATATTATGGGATGAACTTATTGTCACCCACTATGTGCGTGTCACTGTGCCATGGGCAGCCTGGCTCCTGGCCAGACCTAGAgcttttctttacattttgtgAAGGGCTTTCTGGTCTCTTGGCGGTGGGGACCACGCCCTCCCTCTGAAGCAGTGCCTCGCATCATGCCTGCGGGCACAGAGAGGCACTCCCTAAGTGTTTACAGGGAAGCTGGGACCTCCCTCCATCAAGTCCCACTCTTGTTCCCGACCCCCTGCCCAGTCCATGCAGACACGGGCCATGTCCACGGCGTCCTGGATGAGCTCCGAGGCCTAACGCTGGGGGTGTTCTGAGAGGGCAGCCAGTGCCTGCTCTGGGTGGTGTAAACAGGGAGAGATTTACAGCCGACTTCGCCCAAGCAGGCCTGGCGGAAGAGACGGATTCCACAGCCCTGCCTGCAGGCCTCACTGTTTCTGCTTCTCCTGGGGAAGCCTCACTTCAAAGTGGGGggagctcagggacttccctggtgacgcagtggttaagaatccacctgccaatgcaggggacacaggttcgacccctggtcagggaagatcccacaggccgcagagcaactaagcccgtgagccacaactactgagcctgcgctctacagcccacaagccacaactactgaagcccttgcgcctagagcccatgctccgcaacaagagaagccaccgcaatgagaagcccgggcaccgccccgctcgccgcaactagagaaatcccgcgcgcagcaacgaagacccaacgcagccaaaaataaataaataaataaaaattaaaaaaaagaaatggaggaccCATTTTTCATGTGTATTAAGAGTAACTTTGCTCtgtgtgtattttgttttctcttgcctTTCTGCCCTGTGTTTGAAGATTTCCTTGGTTTTATTGTCTATATTATTGATTTGGTGTTCGCCTATGCCCGTTTTATCATTCTTCTAGTTGTCTGATTTTTTTCGGAGTTATCACTGAATTTCCAAGAAATCTTTCTTTCCTGATTGCTCCTGTTCAACATCTGCTCATGGTCCCATCTGACTCCTCGTGCGCATAAGTTCAGGAAGCAGAAGTCGATATTATTTTTGTAAAGCCTGAACCCGAAGGACCACAGTGGATAAGAGTGGGATCTTTTCTGTGTCTGAGACAGAGTCTGCATGGAAAGGGCGGGGCTTTGGGCCCAGAGACACAGCTCAAACTCCCCCTGGAGCACTGACCAGCGGTATGAGCTTAACTCTGACAGCATGAGCTTCCCTATCTGTAAATGGGGAAAGCACTTCCCACCTTGCAGGCTTGCAGTGCGGATGAAAGGCCTCCTGTGGGCCCCTGGATCTGCACCTTGGTTGTGAATGAGTCTTCATCAATTAATGCAACACGAGGCCTGTACTCTACCCACACCCTTTCACCAGAGTGGAAAATTGCCTTTTGTTACTCTTCACCCCAGAGCTGTTTGGCTTTTTgactacatatatgtatgtatgtattttagtcATTTCTGGGCAGCTTCTCATGCATATTCAAATCCAAGCAGTTAGGGTTCTGGGAATGATTCAAATGTTTGCTGCACAGTGTAACTGATCTTAATATAGCCGCATCGCCCCAGTCTGCAGTTGTCTCCGGGCCTCCTCCGCTCCCCGCACAACCTGTTTAGGCCAAAGGAGATCAACACGCTGATGCACTTCCGCCCTCCAGCCTCACGGGGACTAAGCGGCTGGGTTGTGGGAGCCCTTTCCATCAACcgggtttctgtttttcttttgaaagaaagaaaaaccagaccCAGTGTCTGGTCCTTGCTAATCATCCTCTCTATAGATGACGGGACATCCGGAGAGGAATATCGGGGAGGCAGGGCGTGTCTCAGATCACGTGTCGTGGGCCACGTGGCTGCCCAGAGCGCCTGGATGAGTGTGGTCCCCTCAGCGTCTCTGGGGATGGAGATTGTGCTCTGGCCATGTGTGTAAAGGGGCAGCGTAGGGCAGCGTCCTCACACGCGAGCCTGTGTCGCAGTCCCCTGAGGGTGTGTTAAAACACCGGCCACTGGTGCCACCCAGAGCCTCGGATTCAGTAGTGTGCggtggagcctgagaatttgcattttgaagAGTTTTCCAGATGAGCTGACGCTGCTATTGggtaccacactttgagaacaactGGCTTAGGGCAGTGGGAGCCTGGACCAGGGTCAGGACTGGGCTCCTGGCCACTCGGCTGTGGGACCCATCAATCCACCGGCTCTGACGGTCGGCAAACAGTGACTTATAGAACTAAGCCCGGAGACCAGAGAGCAGCCATTTAAGCTTGTGGACTCTCCTTGAGAGGACAGGGCCTCCAAGGAGGATGGAGGCTGTGACAAACTAA
Coding sequences within it:
- the KCNF1 gene encoding potassium voltage-gated channel subfamily F member 1, producing the protein MDGAGERSLPEPGSRGSRAGDDMEIVVNVGGVRRVLYGDLLSRYPETRLAELIDCLAGGYDTIFSLCDDYDPGKREFYFDRDPDAFKCVIEVYYFGEVHMKKGICPICFKNEMDFWKVDLKFLDDCCKSHLSEKREELEEIARRVQLILDDLGVDTAEGRWQRCQKCVWKFLEKPESSCPARVVAVLSFLLILVSSVVMCMGTIPELQVLDAEGNRVEHPTLENVETACIGWFTLEYLLRLFSSPNKLHFALSFMNIVDVLAILPFYVSFTLTHLGARMMELTNVQQAVQALRIMRIARIFKLARHSSGLQTLTYALKRSFKELGLLLMYLAVGIFVFSALGYTMEQSHPETLFKSIPQSFWWAIITMTTVGYGDIYPKTTLGKLNAAISFLCGVIAIALPIHPIINNFVRYYNKQRVLETAAKHELELMELNSSSVGEGKTGGSRGDLDNLPPEPAGKEGLSWSSRLKISHSDTFIPLLTEEKHHRTRLQSCK